A region of Pseudomonas putida DNA encodes the following proteins:
- a CDS encoding DUF1302 family protein — MLKAFTFALSALPVTVLAGTLDVDSKLSYQAAENLAVKKLSKSELRFYNALSYQTDTDARFFLSTRLRWNMSGQLEPGAPDQTALSPLSDGRKIYDNYPFQFELREAYFRDSLGEAGTLTLGKQQVVWGQADGVTVLDIVNPMNYREFILEDPEEARIPLWMANVVVPVGPFDMQVLWIPDQTYTDFPNYNEGEFAIRSRRLIPQAPAGLGIPVNRRRAERPDRPVKDSDIGLALTTSVESWDFSLNYMYHYNDAPFFESRLTFENMGPVIEVRERYERTHTVGASASTSINDFVLRSELAHATQRSVIDYDPNSANGRFQTNETSYVIGLDYYGITESVLSAQFYQSMLGDTNAYLPRDKVDNIMTFLYRKDLMHQRDTFEAQWLTNLNDGDGLVRLEYASKLSKSLKATVGLDIFHGDPNGLFGQFHNNDRVQVKLDYFF, encoded by the coding sequence ATGTTAAAAGCATTCACCTTCGCACTTTCAGCGCTGCCTGTTACTGTGCTCGCTGGAACGCTCGACGTCGATTCCAAACTCTCTTACCAGGCCGCCGAAAACCTGGCAGTGAAGAAACTTTCAAAGTCAGAACTTCGCTTTTACAACGCCCTGTCTTATCAAACCGATACCGATGCCCGGTTTTTTCTTTCCACCCGCTTGCGCTGGAACATGAGCGGCCAACTTGAGCCGGGAGCGCCCGACCAAACAGCACTTTCGCCCCTCAGCGATGGCCGTAAAATCTACGACAATTACCCCTTTCAGTTCGAACTCCGCGAAGCCTACTTCAGGGACTCGCTGGGTGAAGCCGGGACCCTGACGCTGGGCAAACAGCAGGTGGTGTGGGGCCAGGCGGACGGTGTCACGGTACTGGATATCGTCAACCCCATGAACTACCGGGAGTTCATCCTGGAGGATCCAGAAGAGGCGCGGATCCCGCTGTGGATGGCCAATGTGGTGGTGCCCGTAGGCCCGTTCGACATGCAGGTATTGTGGATTCCCGACCAGACCTACACTGACTTTCCCAACTACAACGAAGGCGAATTCGCCATTCGCTCTCGCCGCCTGATCCCCCAGGCGCCTGCTGGCCTAGGGATCCCGGTAAACCGGCGCAGGGCCGAACGCCCTGATCGGCCCGTCAAGGATTCGGACATCGGCCTGGCCCTGACAACCAGCGTCGAGTCATGGGACTTCTCGCTCAACTACATGTATCACTACAACGACGCGCCGTTCTTCGAATCACGCCTGACCTTTGAAAATATGGGGCCGGTGATCGAAGTACGCGAACGCTATGAGCGGACCCACACGGTCGGTGCAAGTGCCAGTACCTCGATCAATGACTTTGTCCTGCGTTCAGAGCTGGCACACGCCACCCAGCGTTCGGTCATCGATTATGACCCCAACAGTGCCAATGGCCGCTTTCAAACCAACGAAACCAGCTACGTCATCGGCCTGGATTACTACGGCATCACAGAAAGTGTTCTCAGCGCGCAGTTCTATCAAAGCATGCTGGGCGACACCAACGCCTATTTGCCACGCGATAAAGTCGACAACATCATGACCTTTCTTTATCGCAAAGACCTGATGCACCAACGGGACACCTTCGAAGCACAATGGTTGACCAACCTGAATGATGGCGATGGGCTTGTGCGCCTGGAATATGCATCAAAGCTGTCAAAAAGCCTAAAAGCCACCGTGGGCCTGGACATCTTTCATGGCGACCCGAATGGCCTGTTCGGACAGTTTCACAACAATGATCGCGTGCAAGTGAAACTCGACTATTTCTTCTGA
- a CDS encoding AMP-binding protein produces MPTINDKFKDAVTQNKALWTFCDSNRTYPIAELDSQVAVCAAKLSALQLAPQSRVGLVLNNSIELVTYLLACWRLNLVAVPLRTKSGKYLNYAEFLAGCDRSCGFSLVVCDASIAAEDIAAWRSHTGLAIHSEPGFNPQGAPGQPLPAQAQPADMAIIQFSSGSTGFPKGVIVTHEMVINQLRHIERAHTASRDGVALRNCASWTPIHHDMGLFTGVLLPIYSACNHLLATPDYFMRNPARWFRQLSEHQVDLSFITNSALVAALRTVKRLYGDEQVDLSRLHLYISAEKISAQVLSKVKERFAPLKLLAEHIHSAYGMAENSLGASCSKRGELNTLAVTISADGDVHVTTASAEGSVELVSAGYANLHHRITVRDADDQPLPALKLGEIHIESDCLTPGYLNMPEATQAKLANGRLRTGDLGFFHEQELYFYSRQDDLIVIGGRNIVPDDIEETVEDFEFVRASGSALLAMENTQSGLMELHLVLEGDANASSEARAEMQKALTLAVLDTHDALLNRVHFCPRGSVEKTSSGKKRRRVIRQRLLDRQLVPFAAQIPVP; encoded by the coding sequence ATGCCTACCATCAATGATAAATTCAAAGATGCTGTTACCCAGAATAAAGCCCTCTGGACATTCTGCGACAGCAATCGTACTTACCCGATTGCCGAACTGGACAGCCAGGTAGCGGTCTGTGCCGCGAAGCTGTCGGCATTGCAACTTGCGCCGCAAAGCCGCGTGGGCCTGGTACTAAATAACAGCATCGAATTGGTCACTTACCTGTTGGCGTGCTGGCGCCTGAATCTGGTGGCCGTACCCTTGCGGACCAAATCGGGCAAATACCTGAACTACGCCGAGTTTCTTGCCGGTTGTGACCGTTCCTGCGGGTTCAGCCTGGTAGTGTGCGATGCCAGCATCGCTGCAGAAGACATCGCGGCGTGGCGCTCGCACACAGGCCTGGCCATCCACTCGGAGCCGGGGTTCAACCCTCAAGGCGCACCTGGCCAGCCGTTGCCTGCCCAGGCCCAGCCGGCCGATATGGCGATCATCCAGTTCTCGTCGGGCAGTACCGGCTTCCCCAAGGGTGTCATCGTCACCCACGAGATGGTCATCAACCAGCTCAGGCATATCGAACGCGCCCACACGGCCAGCCGGGATGGCGTTGCGCTGCGCAACTGCGCCTCCTGGACGCCGATCCATCATGACATGGGGCTGTTCACCGGCGTGCTGCTGCCCATCTACAGCGCCTGCAACCACCTGCTGGCCACCCCGGATTACTTCATGCGCAACCCTGCGCGCTGGTTCCGGCAGTTGTCCGAGCACCAGGTGGACCTGAGCTTCATCACCAACTCGGCGCTGGTCGCGGCGCTGCGCACGGTCAAGCGGCTGTATGGCGATGAGCAGGTCGATCTGTCGCGCCTTCACCTCTACATCTCGGCAGAAAAAATCAGCGCGCAGGTGCTGAGCAAGGTCAAGGAGCGCTTCGCGCCGCTGAAGTTGCTGGCAGAACACATCCACTCGGCATATGGCATGGCGGAAAACAGCCTGGGGGCAAGCTGCAGCAAGCGCGGCGAACTCAATACCCTGGCCGTGACCATCAGCGCCGATGGCGATGTGCACGTGACGACCGCCAGCGCCGAAGGCAGTGTCGAGCTGGTTTCAGCAGGTTACGCCAACCTCCATCACCGGATCACCGTGCGTGACGCTGACGACCAACCGCTGCCGGCACTCAAGCTGGGTGAAATCCACATCGAAAGCGACTGCCTGACCCCAGGCTATCTGAACATGCCCGAAGCCACGCAGGCCAAGCTTGCAAACGGCCGTCTACGCACGGGTGACCTGGGCTTCTTCCATGAGCAGGAACTGTACTTCTACAGCCGCCAGGACGACTTGATCGTCATCGGTGGGCGCAACATCGTCCCCGACGATATCGAAGAAACGGTGGAGGATTTCGAGTTCGTCAGAGCCTCGGGTAGCGCGCTGTTGGCGATGGAGAACACCCAGAGCGGTTTGATGGAGCTGCACCTGGTACTCGAAGGCGATGCGAACGCCAGCAGCGAGGCACGCGCAGAAATGCAAAAAGCCCTCACGCTGGCCGTGCTGGACACCCACGACGCCCTGTTGAACCGGGTTCATTTCTGCCCGCGCGGCAGTGTCGAAAAGACCTCAAGCGGAAAAAAACGTCGCCGGGTCATTCGCCAACGTCTGCTCGACCGGCAACTGGTTCCCTTCGCGGCCCAGATACCTGTGCCGTAA
- a CDS encoding acyl carrier protein — MNTFAMAPLPALSPLTQTTVSEWIFHWLAERDYDEYLSICADTPFSEMGLSSIDAVELASELAHASKVPLDSTIAWHYPTPATLAGYIAGASAPLEPEQPAPTGLPAAAANTAFQHLDEQAMADLLESLLSPAGQAPQAR, encoded by the coding sequence ATGAACACGTTCGCAATGGCCCCCCTGCCTGCCCTTTCGCCGCTTACCCAGACCACCGTCAGCGAGTGGATTTTCCACTGGTTGGCAGAGCGAGATTACGACGAATACCTGTCGATCTGCGCCGATACACCGTTCTCCGAGATGGGCCTGAGCTCTATCGATGCCGTTGAGCTCGCCAGCGAGCTCGCCCACGCCTCTAAGGTGCCCCTGGACTCCACCATCGCCTGGCATTACCCGACCCCGGCCACCCTCGCCGGCTACATCGCCGGTGCCTCCGCGCCCCTTGAGCCAGAGCAGCCCGCGCCCACAGGGCTACCCGCCGCCGCTGCCAATACCGCGTTCCAGCACCTGGACGAACAGGCGATGGCCGACCTGCTTGAAAGCCTGCTAAGCCCTGCCGGCCAGGCACCCCAGGCCCGCTGA